The following coding sequences are from one Gimesia chilikensis window:
- a CDS encoding glycosylase, translated as MKRTLTVIFSVLFFQALIVSLPVQKLSAEEITFPDELTKFVPYQHNPIFEAQGPGHWDVKIRERGWIMPEGDLYHLWFTGYDGSREGLKKLGYAWSYDGIHWTRSPCNPIYEKHWVEDMMVLKHDGTYHMFAEGKNDIAQHLVSTDAVNWKRVGALDVRLSNGKPIPEGPYGTPVVWHENDQWYLFYERRDAGIWLAISPDMKVWTNVNNDQPVMVPGPGKYDQKMIAMNQLIKHRGTYYMVFHGTASARKPSLWTTNLAASKDLLHWVKYPGNPLTRPEANQSSGLLIPDGDRFRFYTMHGQVDLHLPENSKSE; from the coding sequence ATGAAACGCACTCTGACTGTAATCTTTTCTGTCCTGTTCTTTCAAGCCCTGATCGTTTCTCTGCCGGTGCAGAAACTCAGTGCAGAAGAGATCACATTTCCCGATGAACTCACAAAATTCGTCCCTTATCAGCACAATCCGATCTTCGAAGCCCAGGGGCCTGGACACTGGGATGTCAAAATTCGTGAACGTGGGTGGATCATGCCGGAGGGGGATCTGTATCACCTTTGGTTTACGGGTTATGACGGCAGCCGCGAGGGACTGAAAAAGCTGGGCTATGCCTGGTCCTATGATGGCATCCACTGGACCCGTTCTCCCTGTAATCCGATTTACGAGAAACACTGGGTAGAAGATATGATGGTCCTCAAACATGACGGGACCTATCACATGTTTGCAGAAGGCAAGAACGACATTGCCCAGCACCTGGTATCTACCGACGCTGTGAACTGGAAGCGGGTCGGCGCCTTGGACGTTCGACTGAGTAACGGAAAACCGATCCCGGAGGGTCCCTATGGAACCCCGGTTGTCTGGCATGAAAATGATCAATGGTACCTGTTTTATGAGCGACGGGACGCCGGCATCTGGCTGGCGATTTCTCCCGACATGAAAGTCTGGACCAATGTGAACAACGATCAGCCGGTGATGGTGCCTGGCCCCGGGAAATACGATCAGAAAATGATCGCCATGAATCAGTTGATTAAGCATCGTGGCACCTATTACATGGTGTTCCACGGGACGGCGTCGGCTAGAAAACCCTCTCTCTGGACGACAAATCTGGCGGCTTCTAAAGATCTGCTGCACTGGGTCAAATATCCGGGGAATCCCCTCACCAGACCGGAAGCCAATCAGTCCAGTGGACTGTTAATACCGGATGGAGACCGTTTCCGCTTCTACACGATGCATGGTCAGGTTGATCTACATCTGCCCGAAAATTCAAAATCGGAATGA
- a CDS encoding ABC transporter ATP-binding protein — protein MTESAALLDIQGLKTYFHTSRGVVKAVEDLTIHIEKGKTLGLVGESGSGKSVTSLSIMKLLPDTAAKIDGGSISFLGKDLVKLPDPEMRKIRGREISMIFQEPGTSLNPVFRVGKQVMEAIMLHQKVSQTEAKQRTIELFHEVGILDPERRFSSYPHEMSGGQKQRVMIAMALSCNPELLIADEPTTALDVTIQAQILNLIRKLRDERGMSVLFITHDLGVIAEIADDVAVMFRGKLVEYKPVMEIFENAEHPYTKGLLACRPALDTTFKRLPTVSDFMDFEETSPGEYRIEEKEFNESRFLELTTHGRPRLLHPRSELESMGYQWDTVQNLPESEFVQDGEKPILSLDDLHVHYPIKSGVLRRTVDHVRAVDGISLNIYRGQTLGLVGESGCGKTTTGKAIVGLAPVSHGKILLEGNDLAHMSRAGRKPFRRKVQIIFQDPYSSLNPRMMISTIITESMIAHNLGSSKQDRRDRAAALLEEVGLTVDYLDRYPHEFSGGQRQRISIARALAVEPEFIICDESVSALDVSVQAQVLNLLKDLQEQHHLTYIFISHDLSVVKFMSDMMAVMNQGKLVELGPSELIYQAPQQDYTKRLIESVPTDDLAQIRLRVEHRKKQNS, from the coding sequence ATGACAGAGTCTGCCGCTTTGCTCGATATCCAGGGACTTAAGACCTACTTTCACACCAGTCGTGGCGTAGTCAAAGCTGTCGAAGATCTGACCATTCATATTGAAAAGGGAAAAACACTGGGGCTGGTGGGAGAATCGGGGTCCGGCAAGTCGGTGACTTCACTGTCGATCATGAAACTACTCCCCGATACCGCTGCGAAGATTGATGGCGGTTCGATTTCCTTCCTGGGAAAAGACCTGGTTAAGCTACCCGATCCCGAGATGCGGAAGATCCGCGGCCGTGAAATCAGCATGATTTTCCAGGAACCGGGCACTTCTTTGAATCCGGTTTTCCGGGTTGGCAAGCAGGTGATGGAAGCCATCATGTTGCACCAGAAGGTCAGTCAGACCGAGGCAAAACAGCGGACCATCGAACTGTTTCACGAAGTCGGAATCCTGGACCCGGAACGACGTTTTTCGAGTTATCCACACGAAATGTCAGGCGGTCAGAAACAGCGCGTGATGATCGCGATGGCCTTGAGTTGTAACCCGGAACTGTTGATTGCCGACGAACCTACCACCGCCCTCGACGTGACCATTCAGGCACAGATTCTGAACCTGATTCGCAAATTGCGGGATGAACGGGGCATGTCGGTACTGTTCATCACCCACGATCTGGGAGTAATCGCGGAAATCGCCGACGACGTCGCTGTCATGTTTCGTGGGAAACTGGTGGAATACAAACCGGTGATGGAGATTTTCGAAAATGCAGAGCATCCCTATACCAAAGGGTTGCTTGCCTGTCGACCGGCACTCGATACGACCTTTAAACGGTTGCCTACCGTTTCCGACTTTATGGATTTCGAAGAAACCTCACCCGGCGAATACCGGATTGAGGAAAAAGAGTTTAATGAAAGCCGCTTTCTTGAGTTGACGACTCACGGTCGTCCCCGCCTGCTGCATCCGCGGAGTGAACTGGAGTCGATGGGTTACCAGTGGGACACGGTACAGAATCTTCCCGAATCGGAATTTGTTCAGGACGGTGAGAAACCGATTTTAAGTCTCGATGATTTGCACGTGCATTACCCGATCAAAAGCGGTGTCCTGCGTCGCACGGTCGACCATGTGCGTGCCGTCGATGGCATCTCTTTGAATATCTATCGCGGACAGACACTGGGACTGGTAGGGGAGTCCGGTTGTGGAAAAACGACAACCGGCAAAGCCATTGTCGGCCTGGCACCAGTTTCGCATGGGAAAATTCTGCTCGAGGGGAATGATCTGGCACACATGAGTCGCGCAGGTAGAAAACCATTTCGACGTAAAGTGCAGATCATTTTTCAGGATCCCTACAGTTCACTCAACCCCCGCATGATGATCTCGACGATCATTACCGAATCGATGATCGCGCACAATCTGGGAAGCTCCAAACAGGACCGGCGCGATCGTGCTGCGGCACTGCTGGAAGAGGTCGGGTTAACGGTTGATTATCTCGATCGCTATCCGCATGAATTCTCCGGCGGTCAGCGACAGCGCATCTCAATTGCACGGGCACTGGCGGTCGAGCCAGAGTTCATTATCTGTGATGAATCCGTTTCGGCCCTCGATGTTTCCGTGCAGGCGCAGGTGCTGAATCTGCTCAAAGATTTACAGGAACAGCATCACCTGACTTACATTTTTATCAGCCATGATTTGAGTGTTGTGAAATTCATGTCAGACATGATGGCGGTGATGAATCAGGGAAAACTCGTCGAACTGGGCCCCTCAGAACTGATTTATCAGGCCCCGCAGCAGGACTATACAAAACGTCTGATCGAATCAGTGCCTACTGATGACTTGGCGCAAATCCGGCTCCGGGTTGAACATAGAAAAAAGCAGAATTCGTAG
- a CDS encoding DNA internalization-related competence protein ComEC/Rec2, with the protein MSNSSLERPSVTVEKDREVNRFPRSPALTVLLVFAGGIVTDAFYPLPLGDWIWFSGLASLLWCVACYQRRFAISGCLLLISLFCMGGLRHHVFWYSHAPDHISRVFDDGPTADDTSKLVRVTGIVSTMPVTEIADGDEQYNPDAPQQRTMLVLACRKIDTGQNQFPVSGKIQVSIYEPATPGRSVPFSLGDTVTVCGKLTPVSGKLNPQDFDFSQYYRKRQIEARLSVKYSEAVSVIIPSARWSWSSFRQTLRQKVRDNIIQQTSGETQGIALALLLGDRSELRSETQQKFSRSGLVHFLAISGLHIGFFSLFVWSFCHVLNLPRKVAFGLLVLAIGFYLSIIEIRPPVLRAAFFCLLAVLGLINWRTITTVNLVCVTALVILIINPTDLFDPGTQLSFLAVAAILWTVQQDFYSKPFAQSWIPLRWRILAEDPVLQTPLHKVLIRLFRMFYSVFLVTLMIWLLTAPLVMYYFNLLAPIGLLINTLVFPFLFLVLLLGYLLIFAGPILPWGTSLFGYCFNSSLQLLLSLVDFASQIPGGHYELPSPPAWWLICYYSFILLAILPVRVTADLFSPACLRKIRLSLVPCWVVGGLIFPIANHAEPALKCTIIAVHHGAAILIESPAGPTVLYDAGSLAPVEGTSEIIRKTLLSHGIRRVDLLLLSHADKDHYNAASRLLERGYVRELAFPKSFLDHRQAGTIELSELAEDEGLPMTLVSRGDQLDLGAGVTIQILHPGNTQAFEEDNAASLTVLVSYQGRRILLTGDLEGDGLQALLAQESPGTIDVLLSPHHGSLTANTRELAEWAHPDYVIVSGGKPQTIGQLQQVYAPQTRVYATATHGALTCSISHDGKVTVTPYRTHRRLLR; encoded by the coding sequence ATGAGCAATTCTTCTCTGGAAAGACCGTCGGTCACTGTAGAGAAGGATCGCGAAGTGAACCGCTTTCCCCGTTCGCCTGCCCTGACAGTACTGCTGGTATTTGCCGGCGGGATTGTAACGGATGCCTTTTATCCACTTCCGCTGGGCGACTGGATCTGGTTCAGCGGGCTGGCGTCACTGCTGTGGTGTGTTGCCTGTTACCAGCGTCGATTCGCCATTTCAGGTTGCCTGTTACTCATCTCGCTATTCTGTATGGGAGGACTGCGGCACCATGTTTTCTGGTACAGTCATGCACCAGATCACATCAGCCGGGTTTTTGATGACGGACCGACCGCAGACGACACAAGTAAACTGGTGCGTGTAACAGGCATTGTCAGCACGATGCCTGTTACAGAAATCGCTGATGGGGATGAGCAATATAATCCTGACGCTCCTCAGCAAAGGACTATGCTGGTACTCGCGTGCCGGAAGATTGATACAGGGCAAAATCAGTTTCCGGTCTCCGGAAAAATACAGGTCTCAATCTATGAACCAGCCACGCCGGGACGATCCGTTCCCTTTTCACTGGGCGATACGGTTACCGTCTGTGGGAAATTAACCCCTGTCAGTGGTAAACTGAATCCACAGGATTTTGACTTCAGTCAATATTACCGCAAACGGCAGATCGAAGCCCGTCTGTCGGTAAAATATTCAGAAGCGGTGAGCGTTATCATCCCCAGTGCGCGCTGGTCATGGAGTTCTTTTCGACAAACACTGCGTCAAAAAGTCAGAGACAATATCATTCAACAGACGTCAGGAGAGACTCAAGGAATCGCCCTGGCACTGCTGTTGGGAGACCGATCGGAATTGCGGTCTGAAACTCAGCAGAAGTTCAGTCGCTCCGGACTGGTGCATTTCCTCGCGATTTCTGGGCTCCATATCGGTTTTTTCAGCCTGTTTGTCTGGAGCTTCTGCCATGTGTTAAATCTGCCTCGCAAGGTGGCCTTCGGACTTCTGGTGCTGGCGATTGGCTTTTATCTTTCCATTATCGAAATCCGACCTCCGGTATTGCGTGCGGCTTTCTTTTGCCTCCTGGCCGTCCTGGGACTGATCAACTGGCGCACGATTACTACAGTGAATCTGGTCTGTGTGACTGCACTGGTGATTCTGATTATCAATCCCACAGACCTGTTTGACCCGGGAACGCAATTATCGTTTCTCGCTGTTGCCGCCATTTTGTGGACCGTGCAGCAGGACTTTTACAGCAAGCCGTTCGCACAATCCTGGATTCCGTTGCGCTGGCGTATTCTGGCAGAGGACCCGGTCCTGCAGACACCGTTGCACAAGGTCCTGATTCGACTGTTCCGCATGTTTTACAGCGTTTTTCTGGTTACGTTGATGATCTGGCTGCTGACGGCACCGCTGGTCATGTATTATTTCAACCTGCTGGCTCCGATCGGATTGCTGATCAATACCCTGGTGTTTCCGTTCCTGTTTCTGGTGTTACTGTTGGGATACCTGCTGATTTTCGCGGGACCGATTCTGCCCTGGGGAACATCCCTGTTTGGTTACTGCTTCAACAGCAGCTTGCAACTGTTATTGTCTCTGGTTGATTTCGCATCACAGATTCCCGGCGGCCACTATGAGTTACCGTCTCCCCCGGCCTGGTGGCTGATCTGTTATTATTCGTTTATTCTCCTGGCCATTCTTCCGGTAAGAGTGACTGCTGATCTATTTTCGCCCGCGTGCTTACGAAAGATCCGACTGTCACTCGTCCCCTGCTGGGTAGTGGGGGGACTGATTTTCCCCATTGCCAACCACGCGGAACCCGCATTGAAATGTACGATCATCGCCGTTCATCACGGCGCGGCAATTCTGATTGAATCCCCGGCTGGTCCCACCGTACTCTACGATGCCGGTTCGCTGGCGCCGGTCGAAGGGACCAGTGAGATTATCCGTAAAACGCTGTTGTCGCACGGCATCCGTCGCGTAGACCTGCTCTTGCTCTCGCATGCAGACAAGGATCATTACAACGCGGCATCTCGTCTGCTTGAGCGGGGGTATGTCAGAGAACTGGCCTTCCCGAAGTCATTCCTGGATCACCGTCAGGCTGGTACGATTGAATTAAGCGAACTGGCAGAGGACGAAGGATTACCGATGACGCTGGTCAGCAGAGGCGATCAGCTGGATCTTGGTGCAGGCGTTACAATCCAGATTCTGCATCCAGGCAACACGCAGGCTTTCGAAGAAGATAATGCCGCCAGTCTGACGGTGCTGGTTTCCTATCAAGGTAGAAGGATTTTGTTGACTGGTGATCTGGAAGGAGATGGATTACAGGCACTGCTTGCGCAGGAGTCACCCGGGACAATTGATGTACTCCTCTCCCCGCATCACGGCAGCTTGACAGCAAACACACGGGAGTTGGCAGAATGGGCCCATCCGGACTATGTGATTGTGAGTGGGGGCAAACCACAGACAATTGGACAGCTACAGCAGGTCTATGCGCCACAAACCAGGGTTTATGCTACCGCAACCCACGGTGCCCTGACCTGCTCCATCAGTCACGACGGGAAAGTAACAGTCACTCCCTATCGAACGCATCGTCGTTTGTTGCGGTAA
- a CDS encoding winged helix-turn-helix domain-containing protein, with amino-acid sequence MSVEIESHQVESIGVVAGLVWQYLSENEPVTLSKLSREIDAPRDLVMQAVGWLGREGKICFHKGSRSKLISLIEE; translated from the coding sequence ATGTCAGTGGAAATTGAGTCGCACCAGGTCGAGAGCATCGGAGTCGTTGCAGGCCTCGTCTGGCAATATTTGAGCGAGAATGAGCCGGTTACTTTAAGCAAATTGTCTCGTGAAATAGATGCTCCCCGCGATCTGGTAATGCAGGCCGTAGGCTGGTTGGGCCGCGAAGGAAAAATTTGCTTTCACAAAGGCTCTCGCAGCAAACTCATTTCTCTGATAGAGGAATAG
- the leuB gene encoding 3-isopropylmalate dehydrogenase, with product MEARITLLPGDGIGPEIVAQAKRVIDTVADKYGHQFETPSCPMGGNAIDDFGDPLPPQTLETCQASQAILLGAVGGPKWDDPTAKTRPEAGLLKIRKELGLFANLRPIKPYSELLDASPLKREIIEGTDILFFRELTGGIYFGESGRMESPDGEKAYSMMTYTTSEIARIVRLAAESARNRRGKLTSVDKANVLEVSRLWRQVAADVIKNEFPDIEYEVVLVDAMAMHLISRPSDFDVVVTGNMFGDILTDEGSMLPGSLGLLPSASLGSDGPGLYEPIHGSAPDIAGKGIANPLATILATAMLLRHSLNLETEAAAVEEAVARVVAAGHRTADIAAGGKSISTSEMGDLVIQELTA from the coding sequence GTGGAAGCTCGGATTACCTTATTACCCGGCGATGGTATCGGGCCGGAAATTGTTGCACAGGCCAAGCGAGTTATTGATACGGTTGCCGATAAATATGGCCACCAGTTCGAAACTCCCTCCTGCCCGATGGGAGGCAATGCCATCGATGATTTCGGCGATCCGCTGCCTCCACAGACTCTGGAGACCTGCCAGGCATCGCAGGCGATTCTTCTGGGAGCCGTCGGTGGTCCTAAATGGGACGATCCAACCGCGAAAACACGTCCCGAAGCTGGTTTGCTGAAAATCCGTAAGGAACTGGGGCTGTTTGCAAATCTGCGTCCGATTAAGCCTTACAGTGAGTTGCTCGATGCGTCACCACTCAAACGGGAAATCATCGAAGGCACCGACATTCTCTTTTTCCGTGAACTGACCGGCGGCATTTACTTTGGTGAGTCTGGCCGCATGGAATCTCCGGATGGCGAAAAAGCCTACAGCATGATGACGTACACAACATCAGAAATTGCCCGGATTGTCCGCCTGGCTGCAGAATCGGCCCGTAATCGGCGAGGCAAGCTGACCTCCGTCGACAAAGCGAATGTGCTGGAAGTCTCTCGCCTCTGGCGTCAGGTTGCCGCCGACGTGATCAAAAACGAGTTTCCGGATATCGAGTACGAAGTGGTTCTCGTCGATGCAATGGCCATGCACCTGATCTCGCGACCTTCTGATTTTGATGTTGTCGTCACAGGAAACATGTTTGGCGACATCCTTACTGACGAAGGATCGATGCTGCCCGGTTCGCTGGGACTGCTCCCCTCTGCATCACTGGGCTCCGATGGCCCCGGCCTGTACGAGCCGATTCATGGTTCTGCACCGGATATCGCCGGCAAAGGGATTGCGAACCCGCTGGCGACGATTCTGGCCACTGCCATGCTGCTGCGACATTCACTCAACCTGGAAACGGAAGCGGCTGCCGTCGAAGAAGCTGTTGCCCGGGTTGTGGCTGCAGGACATCGTACAGCTGATATTGCCGCCGGTGGTAAGAGCATTTCGACCAGCGAAATGGGCGACCTTGTCATTCAGGAACTGACTGCCTGA
- a CDS encoding excinuclease ABC subunit UvrA: MPSQSMPAIQIHGARCHNLKNIDVSFPHQQLTVVTGVSGSGKSSLVFDTLHSEGQRRFLENLSPATRQLLSQMTPPDVDQITGLPPTISIEQTPRTQSKRSTLATLTEVYDFFRILYAQLGIVHCTRCGQPLHQQSAEQIVDLILALEDRQKVMILAPVVSGKKGQHTALLEKIVKEGFVRARIDGEILDVTQAPALNEQMDHDIEIVIDRIIVKEGIEARLKESVDLALKHGNGACYVTHQTPEGWSDRYLSTRLACGACNLSFPDPEPRTFSFNSPYGACPVCDGLGVIEADDDEQTVSVCPDCQGGRLNIYPRSIFLHQTSIDQLMRMPPSGITDWLREWESQELEQSGARNREIASQLVPPIRSRLQYLEEIGLGYLQMARPVQTLSGGELQRARLAACLGSETTGACYILDEPTAGLHAKETEKLLTILNRLKQNGNTVIVVEHDLDLIKAGDLILDLGPGAGEAGGEVVAAGSYEEVVRNEESFTARALRHAAHFPDTLTSPPSDAKISLTGARLHNLKNVTLELPLGQLVCVTGVSGCGKSTLIMETLVPALKAELRKQQVQNKAYDSLEGVSHLEQVKTIDQTPIGRSGRSNPATFCGIWDEVRKLYARTKTARLRGYTASRFSFNSKQGRCSACQGQGYRRVDLQFLPSLYLPCELCDTRRFNRQTLAVKYRDKSVSDLLDMSIVEAAQFLEAIPKVSDVLHVLVELGLGYLALGQPANMLSGGEAQRLKLAKELITRTPGQTLFVLDEPTRGLHVHDIDQLMQVLRRLVGAGHSVLFVEHQAQAIIQADWMIELGPTGGEAGGYLLDAGTPRDVAWRKAGATGEMLSELLLR, from the coding sequence ATGCCCAGCCAGTCGATGCCAGCCATTCAGATTCATGGGGCTCGCTGCCATAATCTGAAAAATATCGACGTCTCTTTTCCACATCAGCAACTAACGGTGGTAACCGGAGTCAGTGGTAGTGGCAAAAGCAGCCTAGTGTTTGACACCCTGCACAGCGAAGGTCAGCGGCGCTTTCTGGAAAACCTCTCGCCGGCCACCCGTCAATTACTCAGCCAGATGACGCCTCCTGATGTGGACCAGATCACGGGACTGCCTCCCACGATCAGTATCGAACAGACTCCGCGCACCCAGTCGAAACGCAGCACACTGGCGACGCTGACCGAGGTCTACGATTTTTTTCGCATTCTCTATGCTCAATTAGGAATCGTGCATTGCACGCGTTGCGGGCAACCCTTGCACCAGCAGTCAGCCGAACAGATCGTTGATCTGATACTGGCACTGGAAGATCGGCAGAAGGTCATGATTCTGGCGCCAGTGGTCAGTGGTAAGAAGGGGCAGCACACTGCTCTGCTGGAAAAGATCGTCAAAGAGGGGTTTGTGCGCGCACGCATTGACGGCGAGATTCTGGATGTCACTCAGGCTCCCGCTCTCAACGAGCAGATGGACCACGATATTGAAATTGTGATCGACCGGATTATCGTCAAAGAGGGGATTGAGGCCCGTCTTAAGGAATCAGTCGATCTGGCTCTTAAGCATGGCAATGGCGCCTGTTATGTAACCCATCAGACACCGGAGGGCTGGTCTGACCGTTATCTGAGCACCCGCCTGGCCTGTGGGGCGTGTAATCTGAGTTTCCCGGATCCCGAACCCCGCACCTTCAGCTTTAACAGTCCCTATGGGGCCTGTCCCGTCTGTGATGGGCTGGGGGTGATTGAAGCAGACGATGATGAGCAAACGGTCTCCGTATGCCCTGACTGCCAGGGAGGGCGACTGAATATCTATCCCCGCTCCATTTTTCTACACCAGACCTCCATTGACCAGCTGATGCGAATGCCCCCCTCAGGCATCACCGACTGGCTGAGGGAGTGGGAGTCTCAGGAGCTCGAACAGTCCGGCGCCCGAAATCGGGAAATTGCCAGCCAGTTGGTGCCGCCGATTCGGAGTCGTCTACAGTATCTGGAGGAAATCGGCCTGGGTTATCTACAGATGGCCCGGCCTGTCCAAACGCTTTCGGGGGGAGAACTGCAACGGGCGCGACTGGCGGCCTGTCTCGGGAGTGAGACAACCGGCGCCTGTTATATTCTCGACGAGCCGACTGCCGGTTTGCATGCAAAAGAGACGGAAAAACTCCTGACCATTCTGAATCGCCTTAAGCAGAATGGTAACACCGTGATTGTGGTGGAGCATGATCTGGACCTGATCAAAGCCGGTGATCTGATTCTCGACCTGGGGCCGGGAGCAGGGGAGGCGGGAGGCGAAGTCGTCGCCGCGGGGTCTTACGAGGAAGTGGTCCGGAATGAAGAATCATTTACCGCCCGGGCACTCCGCCACGCAGCTCACTTTCCAGACACGCTGACAAGTCCCCCGTCAGACGCGAAAATCAGCCTGACCGGGGCCCGGCTGCATAATCTGAAAAACGTCACACTCGAACTTCCCCTCGGTCAACTCGTCTGTGTCACCGGCGTCAGTGGATGTGGGAAAAGTACGCTGATCATGGAAACCCTGGTGCCGGCTCTGAAGGCGGAATTACGAAAGCAGCAGGTTCAGAACAAAGCATACGATTCCCTGGAAGGAGTCTCACACCTGGAACAGGTGAAGACCATTGATCAGACTCCCATTGGCCGCAGCGGCCGTTCTAATCCGGCGACGTTTTGTGGAATCTGGGATGAAGTCCGCAAATTGTATGCGCGCACAAAGACAGCGCGATTGCGGGGATACACGGCGAGCCGGTTCAGCTTCAATTCAAAACAGGGACGCTGCTCTGCCTGTCAGGGACAAGGGTACCGACGTGTTGATCTGCAGTTCCTGCCTTCCCTGTATCTGCCCTGTGAGTTGTGTGACACGCGGCGTTTTAACCGGCAGACACTGGCCGTCAAGTATCGTGACAAAAGTGTGAGCGATCTGCTCGACATGTCCATAGTGGAGGCGGCACAGTTCCTGGAGGCGATTCCCAAGGTCAGCGATGTGCTCCATGTTCTGGTTGAACTGGGACTGGGCTATCTGGCACTGGGACAGCCGGCCAATATGCTTTCCGGCGGTGAAGCTCAGCGATTGAAACTGGCGAAAGAACTCATCACCCGCACGCCAGGACAAACGCTGTTTGTACTCGATGAACCGACACGCGGGCTGCACGTGCATGACATTGACCAATTAATGCAGGTATTACGACGACTGGTTGGAGCAGGTCATTCGGTCCTGTTTGTCGAACATCAGGCACAGGCAATCATCCAGGCTGACTGGATGATTGAACTGGGACCGACGGGAGGCGAAGCCGGTGGTTACCTGCTCGATGCCGGCACTCCCCGGGATGTGGCCTGGCGAAAAGCAGGGGCGACCGGTGAAATGCTGTCTGAACTTCTGTTGCGATAA
- a CDS encoding CAP domain-containing protein: protein MFASLMCLLLIQPAFSEENEKKEGEHDWLIKHPTIQRLLELHNQERARNGMPALTLNTKMCLQAQEHATWMADTGYYQHSNLPWPEIIFQGPTSAAAAVNGWIASPAHHSIMLTGSQVGFGYMIRNGQHYWVGVFK, encoded by the coding sequence GTGTTTGCAAGTCTAATGTGCCTGCTGTTGATTCAGCCGGCTTTTTCTGAGGAGAACGAAAAGAAAGAGGGAGAGCATGACTGGTTGATCAAACATCCTACCATTCAGCGACTGCTCGAACTCCACAACCAGGAACGTGCCCGTAACGGCATGCCTGCCCTGACACTGAATACCAAAATGTGCCTGCAAGCTCAGGAACATGCCACCTGGATGGCCGACACTGGATACTATCAGCACAGCAACCTCCCCTGGCCGGAAATCATCTTCCAGGGACCGACCTCAGCAGCAGCTGCCGTCAATGGCTGGATTGCATCACCCGCACACCATTCGATCATGCTGACCGGATCGCAGGTGGGCTTCGGATATATGATCCGCAATGGACAACACTACTGGGTGGGAGTTTTCAAATAG
- a CDS encoding tetratricopeptide repeat protein → MGESLLMKGSNLTELYQQARQLLKERKVNEAVEIYQRIIGTKPTEKKAHTGLATVFFQLKKYPEAIEHFKTLSRLSPADASPYINMGAIYNRMGEYRQALDVLRKAVHKDKKSADAFYNMGIAHKGLNQLSMAVTAYKQAISFDPDMVDAHFNLGNVYLEMKNHTQAHMSFSRALEITPSFKKAINALKLLDVETTKEKAGFNPFGRLVDESTLRKKNVSIATRDITEEEREIDRKQLHKLCEEVQVAAESIIRDLKTGVTPSILNLNRCISQGAKHYSELAQVNEDFQKKLKTMNDMRKLLKHRMLEIRAHEELMNTIDMQ, encoded by the coding sequence GTGGGAGAATCTTTACTGATGAAAGGCTCAAATCTGACAGAACTCTACCAGCAGGCGCGTCAGTTACTGAAAGAACGTAAGGTTAATGAGGCCGTTGAGATCTATCAGCGGATCATTGGTACCAAACCAACGGAAAAGAAAGCTCACACCGGTCTGGCTACAGTTTTCTTTCAGCTCAAAAAATACCCGGAAGCGATCGAGCACTTCAAAACTCTCTCCAGGCTTTCCCCTGCCGATGCCTCTCCCTACATTAACATGGGAGCCATCTATAATCGCATGGGAGAATATCGGCAGGCTCTGGACGTGCTCCGCAAAGCGGTGCATAAGGATAAGAAATCGGCAGACGCGTTTTACAATATGGGCATCGCTCACAAAGGCCTGAATCAGCTCAGTATGGCGGTGACTGCTTACAAGCAGGCGATCAGTTTCGACCCGGATATGGTCGATGCGCACTTTAACCTGGGTAATGTATATCTCGAAATGAAAAACCATACCCAGGCGCATATGAGCTTCAGCCGCGCGCTGGAAATCACGCCTTCCTTCAAAAAGGCGATCAATGCCCTCAAACTTCTCGACGTTGAAACGACCAAAGAGAAAGCTGGCTTCAATCCCTTCGGTAGACTCGTCGATGAATCAACGCTACGTAAAAAGAACGTTTCGATTGCAACGCGAGACATCACCGAAGAAGAACGCGAAATCGATCGCAAGCAACTGCATAAACTCTGTGAAGAAGTGCAGGTTGCGGCGGAGAGCATTATCCGCGATCTGAAAACGGGGGTCACTCCCTCGATTCTGAACCTCAACCGTTGTATCTCACAGGGGGCAAAACATTACTCTGAACTGGCCCAGGTGAATGAGGACTTCCAGAAAAAACTCAAAACGATGAACGATATGCGGAAACTGCTCAAACATCGCATGCTGGAAATCCGTGCTCATGAAGAGCTGATGAATACGATCGACATGCAGTAA